The following proteins are encoded in a genomic region of Salminus brasiliensis chromosome 25, fSalBra1.hap2, whole genome shotgun sequence:
- the senp7b gene encoding sentrin-specific protease 7b isoform X2, with amino-acid sequence MGSPFKIPKKTQPSDSSSVLMMSPLSRVPDGDTSKASWTQAGFNGRRPHKSSSANGRTDGSSGPAGGDRSVLSPSHRSEVRGHARVNGIPAKEAGGTPKASRTPGGDLTDQNRWRPKRASDTLCPHEGGKDTPAVKKQWGTGFPETWNSSQVENEEEEEEDDEDGGRTKKASSPAKEASARSLRSTPLESKAVCLKGNGQRARPPSDQPSKEEVPQKRVRSPGERAAVSMSLRKAGSDLSYSRRRLRLSLAFKTYQRVKPSSTEPIVLSSDDDDDDDDEEEEGGSNVGRSDALSAQKAGPNPSAGGGQKSGDAEAPSTMELAFSTLHFGSTCSHANGPIVITEERISIPLKDGEDGVAVAVVPSELHNYGVWDGALAGDGTLLSISQQPSPSLLFLILSDAQTRLLHTELSAIHNTHTACQSGPFLLVTLAGQMDELQSALLASLMDVIGLRYGRPFLGVSLSWAEGLNRLHLHPRGSHLLTLLGQGDGVDGGQRTEGERTDEAIPAGTTTSRAGGGGKSSEATGTRHSSLRSYTRQQSLPRRLIQYPPPPSKGGITVTSEDLECLRDGEFLNDVIIDFYLKYLQLERADQDVANRSHIFSSFFYKQLTRKDNSSEEEAGGTAQYRRHRRVKTWTRHVDIFSKDFLFIPVNQEAHWYLVVICFPGLLQAESVPWKCLTSAGASGTMQKPQPQASGRPGGQGRALSTGQRQTGSTDGPKRQSHDLPDCTVLNCQREKVTRRPCILIMDSLKLSYHHRIYTLLRDYLQVEWEVRRGTPRAFGENSIRGCHCKVPLQDNSSDCGLYLLQYVESFLQNPVVHFEFPLRLERWFPRQQVRRKREELRELVLQLYRRQGGGAEQGSG; translated from the exons ATGGGAAGCCCGTTCAAAATCCCTAAGAAGACGCAGCCGTCGGATTCCTCCAGCGTTCTCATGATGTCTCCTCTGTCCAGAGTCCCGGATGGGGACACTTCGAAA GCGAGCTGGACCCAGGCCGGATTCAATGGCAGAAGACCACACAAAAGCAGCTCTGCCAATGGGAGAACCGATGGAAGCTCTGGACCTGCTGGTGGGGACAG gtccGTCCTATCTCCCTCCCATAGATCTGAGGTCAGGGGCCATGCCCGCGTGAACGGGATCCCAGCTAAGGAGGCAGGCGGGACTCCAAAGGCCTCCCGGACTCCCGGTGGAGACCTCACTGATCAAAacag ATGGAGGCCTAAGAGAGCTTCCGACACGCTGTGCCCGCACGAGGGAGGCAAGGACACGCCGGCCGTTAAGAAGCAGTGGG GAACTGGCTTTCCAGAGACGTGGAACTCCTCTCAggtggagaatgaagaggaggaggaggaggatgatgaggacGGCGGCAGGACGAAAAAGGCCTCCTCGCCAGCCAAGGAAGCATCAGCCCGAAGCCTCAGATCCACACCTCTGGAGTCTAAA GCTGTATGTCTCAAAGGGAACGGACAGAGGGCACGGCCTCCTTCTGACCAGCCCTCCAAAGAAGAAGTGCCACAGAAGCGTGTGAGGAGCCCTGGAGAGAGAGCCGCCGTCTCCATGTCCCTCAGAAAAGCTGGCAGTGATTTGTCCTACTCCAGAAGGAGGCTCAGGCTGAGTCTTGCTTTCAAGACGTACCAGAGAGTCAAACCCAGCTCCACAGAACCCA TTGTGCTCtccagtgatgatgatgatgatgatgatgatgaagaagaagaaggaggatcAAACGTGGGACGCAGTGATGCTCTGAGTGCTCAG aaggCCGGCCCGAACCCTAGCGCAGGAGGAGGTCAGAAGTCAGGGGATGCAGAAGCTCCGTCCACCATGGAACTGGCCTTCTCCACTCTGCACTTCGGCTCCACATGCAGCCACGCCAACGGGCCCATCGTG ATCACAGAGGAGCGCATCTCCATACCACTGAAAG ATGGTGAAGATGGAGTGGCGGTTGCCGTGGTCCCCTCTGAGCTCCACAATTACGGCGTGTGGGACGGGGCTTTAGCAGGGGATGGAACTCTGCTGTCCATCTCCCAGCAGCCTTCGCCCTCCCTTCTCTTCCTCATCCTGTCAGACGCTCAGACCAGACTGCTGCACACCGAGCTCTCagcaatacacaacacacacactgctt GTCAGTCTGGTCCATTTTTGTTGGTGACGCTGGCCGGTCAGATGGACGAGCTGCAGTCGGCCCTGTTGGCCTCTCTGATGGATGTGATTGGTCTGCGTTACGGCCGGCCGTTTCTGGGCGTTTCTCTCTCCTGGGCCGAAGGACTGAACCGGCTTCACCTGCATCCGCGGGGGAGTCACCTTCTCACCCTGTTGGGTCAGGGAGACGGTGTCGACGGTGGCCAGCGCACAGAGGGGGAGAGGACTGATGAG GCCATTCCAGCTGGGACCACAACCAGCAGAGCAGGAGGTGGAGGAAAGTCCAGTGAAGCAACAGGCACGAGACACTCCTCTCTTCGCAGCTACACGAGACAACAGAGCCTGCCCCGAAG GTTGATCCAGtacccccctcccccatccAAAGGCGGCATCACCGTGACGTCAGAAGACCTGGAGTGCCTTAGAGACGGCGAGTTTCTGAACGACGTCATCATCGACTTCTACCTCAA gtaTCTGCAGCTGGAGAGAGCGGATCAGGACGTGGCCAACAGATCCCACATCTTCAGCAGCTTCTTCTACAAGCAGCTGACGCGCAAGGACAACAGCAGCGAGGAGGAGGCCGGCGGCAC GGCGCAGTACAGACGCCACCGGAGAGTGAAAACGTGGACCAGGCATGTAGACATCTTCAGCAAGGACTTCCTCTTCATACCAGTCAACCAAGA AGCTCACTGGTACCTGGTGGTCATCTGCTTCCCTGGTCTCCTCCAGGCTGAGTCAGTACCGTGGAAGTGCCTCACTTCAGCGGGTGCTTCTGGGACCATGCAGAAACCCCAGCCGCAGGCTTCCGGCAGGCCAGGCGGCCAGGGCAGAGCGCTGTCTACAGGCCAGCGGCAAACAG GAAGCACCGATGGACCAAAGCGCCAGTCCCACGACCTCCCG GACTGTACTGTGCTTAACTGCCAGAGGGAGAAGGTCACCAGAAG GCCCTGCATTTTGATCATGGATTCCCTGAAGTTGTCCTACCATCATCGCATCTACACGCTGTTACGAGA CTACCTGCAGGTGGAGTGGGAGGTCCGGAGGGGGACCCCGCGAGCGTTTGGTGAGAACAGCATCAGAGGCTGCCACTGTAAAGTCCCCCTACAGGACAACAGCAGCGACTGCGGCCTTTACCTGTTGCAGTATGTGGAGAGCTTTCTGCAG AACCCAGTGGTACACTTTGAATTCCCGCTTCGACTGGAGCGCTGGTTTCCACGGCAGCAGGTGCGGAGGAAGAGGGAGGAGCTACGCGAGCTGGTGCTTCAGCTGTACCGGAGGCAAGGGGGTGGGGCCGAGCAGGGCAGCGGCTAG
- the senp7b gene encoding sentrin-specific protease 7b isoform X3 translates to MGSPFKIPKKTQPSDSSSVLMMSPLSRVPDGDTSKASWTQAGFNGRRPHKSSSANGRTDGSSGPAGGDRSEVRGHARVNGIPAKEAGGTPKASRTPGGDLTDQNRWRPKRASDTLCPHEGGKDTPAVKKQWGTGFPETWNSSQVENEEEEEEDDEDGGRTKKASSPAKEASARSLRSTPLESKAVCLKGNGQRARPPSDQPSKEEVPQKRVRSPGERAAVSMSLRKAGSDLSYSRRRLRLSLAFKTYQRVKPSSTEPIVLSSDDDDDDDDEEEEGGSNVGRSDALSAQVNKDPPKAGPNPSAGGGQKSGDAEAPSTMELAFSTLHFGSTCSHANGPIVITEERISIPLKDGEDGVAVAVVPSELHNYGVWDGALAGDGTLLSISQQPSPSLLFLILSDAQTRLLHTELSAIHNTHTACQSGPFLLVTLAGQMDELQSALLASLMDVIGLRYGRPFLGVSLSWAEGLNRLHLHPRGSHLLTLLGQGDGVDGGQRTEGERTDEAIPAGTTTSRAGGGGKSSEATGTRHSSLRSYTRQQSLPRRLIQYPPPPSKGGITVTSEDLECLRDGEFLNDVIIDFYLKYLQLERADQDVANRSHIFSSFFYKQLTRKDNSSEEEAGGTAQYRRHRRVKTWTRHVDIFSKDFLFIPVNQEAHWYLVVICFPGLLQAESVPWKCLTSAGASGTMQKPQPQASGRPGGQGRALSTGQRQTGSTDGPKRQSHDLPDCTVLNCQREKVTRRPCILIMDSLKLSYHHRIYTLLRDYLQVEWEVRRGTPRAFGENSIRGCHCKVPLQDNSSDCGLYLLQYVESFLQNPVVHFEFPLRLERWFPRQQVRRKREELRELVLQLYRRQGGGAEQGSG, encoded by the exons ATGGGAAGCCCGTTCAAAATCCCTAAGAAGACGCAGCCGTCGGATTCCTCCAGCGTTCTCATGATGTCTCCTCTGTCCAGAGTCCCGGATGGGGACACTTCGAAA GCGAGCTGGACCCAGGCCGGATTCAATGGCAGAAGACCACACAAAAGCAGCTCTGCCAATGGGAGAACCGATGGAAGCTCTGGACCTGCTGGTGGGGACAG ATCTGAGGTCAGGGGCCATGCCCGCGTGAACGGGATCCCAGCTAAGGAGGCAGGCGGGACTCCAAAGGCCTCCCGGACTCCCGGTGGAGACCTCACTGATCAAAacag ATGGAGGCCTAAGAGAGCTTCCGACACGCTGTGCCCGCACGAGGGAGGCAAGGACACGCCGGCCGTTAAGAAGCAGTGGG GAACTGGCTTTCCAGAGACGTGGAACTCCTCTCAggtggagaatgaagaggaggaggaggaggatgatgaggacGGCGGCAGGACGAAAAAGGCCTCCTCGCCAGCCAAGGAAGCATCAGCCCGAAGCCTCAGATCCACACCTCTGGAGTCTAAA GCTGTATGTCTCAAAGGGAACGGACAGAGGGCACGGCCTCCTTCTGACCAGCCCTCCAAAGAAGAAGTGCCACAGAAGCGTGTGAGGAGCCCTGGAGAGAGAGCCGCCGTCTCCATGTCCCTCAGAAAAGCTGGCAGTGATTTGTCCTACTCCAGAAGGAGGCTCAGGCTGAGTCTTGCTTTCAAGACGTACCAGAGAGTCAAACCCAGCTCCACAGAACCCA TTGTGCTCtccagtgatgatgatgatgatgatgatgatgaagaagaagaaggaggatcAAACGTGGGACGCAGTGATGCTCTGAGTGCTCAGGTGAATAAAGACCCTCCG aaggCCGGCCCGAACCCTAGCGCAGGAGGAGGTCAGAAGTCAGGGGATGCAGAAGCTCCGTCCACCATGGAACTGGCCTTCTCCACTCTGCACTTCGGCTCCACATGCAGCCACGCCAACGGGCCCATCGTG ATCACAGAGGAGCGCATCTCCATACCACTGAAAG ATGGTGAAGATGGAGTGGCGGTTGCCGTGGTCCCCTCTGAGCTCCACAATTACGGCGTGTGGGACGGGGCTTTAGCAGGGGATGGAACTCTGCTGTCCATCTCCCAGCAGCCTTCGCCCTCCCTTCTCTTCCTCATCCTGTCAGACGCTCAGACCAGACTGCTGCACACCGAGCTCTCagcaatacacaacacacacactgctt GTCAGTCTGGTCCATTTTTGTTGGTGACGCTGGCCGGTCAGATGGACGAGCTGCAGTCGGCCCTGTTGGCCTCTCTGATGGATGTGATTGGTCTGCGTTACGGCCGGCCGTTTCTGGGCGTTTCTCTCTCCTGGGCCGAAGGACTGAACCGGCTTCACCTGCATCCGCGGGGGAGTCACCTTCTCACCCTGTTGGGTCAGGGAGACGGTGTCGACGGTGGCCAGCGCACAGAGGGGGAGAGGACTGATGAG GCCATTCCAGCTGGGACCACAACCAGCAGAGCAGGAGGTGGAGGAAAGTCCAGTGAAGCAACAGGCACGAGACACTCCTCTCTTCGCAGCTACACGAGACAACAGAGCCTGCCCCGAAG GTTGATCCAGtacccccctcccccatccAAAGGCGGCATCACCGTGACGTCAGAAGACCTGGAGTGCCTTAGAGACGGCGAGTTTCTGAACGACGTCATCATCGACTTCTACCTCAA gtaTCTGCAGCTGGAGAGAGCGGATCAGGACGTGGCCAACAGATCCCACATCTTCAGCAGCTTCTTCTACAAGCAGCTGACGCGCAAGGACAACAGCAGCGAGGAGGAGGCCGGCGGCAC GGCGCAGTACAGACGCCACCGGAGAGTGAAAACGTGGACCAGGCATGTAGACATCTTCAGCAAGGACTTCCTCTTCATACCAGTCAACCAAGA AGCTCACTGGTACCTGGTGGTCATCTGCTTCCCTGGTCTCCTCCAGGCTGAGTCAGTACCGTGGAAGTGCCTCACTTCAGCGGGTGCTTCTGGGACCATGCAGAAACCCCAGCCGCAGGCTTCCGGCAGGCCAGGCGGCCAGGGCAGAGCGCTGTCTACAGGCCAGCGGCAAACAG GAAGCACCGATGGACCAAAGCGCCAGTCCCACGACCTCCCG GACTGTACTGTGCTTAACTGCCAGAGGGAGAAGGTCACCAGAAG GCCCTGCATTTTGATCATGGATTCCCTGAAGTTGTCCTACCATCATCGCATCTACACGCTGTTACGAGA CTACCTGCAGGTGGAGTGGGAGGTCCGGAGGGGGACCCCGCGAGCGTTTGGTGAGAACAGCATCAGAGGCTGCCACTGTAAAGTCCCCCTACAGGACAACAGCAGCGACTGCGGCCTTTACCTGTTGCAGTATGTGGAGAGCTTTCTGCAG AACCCAGTGGTACACTTTGAATTCCCGCTTCGACTGGAGCGCTGGTTTCCACGGCAGCAGGTGCGGAGGAAGAGGGAGGAGCTACGCGAGCTGGTGCTTCAGCTGTACCGGAGGCAAGGGGGTGGGGCCGAGCAGGGCAGCGGCTAG
- the senp7b gene encoding sentrin-specific protease 7b isoform X1, whose product MGSPFKIPKKTQPSDSSSVLMMSPLSRVPDGDTSKASWTQAGFNGRRPHKSSSANGRTDGSSGPAGGDRSVLSPSHRSEVRGHARVNGIPAKEAGGTPKASRTPGGDLTDQNRWRPKRASDTLCPHEGGKDTPAVKKQWGTGFPETWNSSQVENEEEEEEDDEDGGRTKKASSPAKEASARSLRSTPLESKAVCLKGNGQRARPPSDQPSKEEVPQKRVRSPGERAAVSMSLRKAGSDLSYSRRRLRLSLAFKTYQRVKPSSTEPIVLSSDDDDDDDDEEEEGGSNVGRSDALSAQVNKDPPKAGPNPSAGGGQKSGDAEAPSTMELAFSTLHFGSTCSHANGPIVITEERISIPLKDGEDGVAVAVVPSELHNYGVWDGALAGDGTLLSISQQPSPSLLFLILSDAQTRLLHTELSAIHNTHTACQSGPFLLVTLAGQMDELQSALLASLMDVIGLRYGRPFLGVSLSWAEGLNRLHLHPRGSHLLTLLGQGDGVDGGQRTEGERTDEAIPAGTTTSRAGGGGKSSEATGTRHSSLRSYTRQQSLPRRLIQYPPPPSKGGITVTSEDLECLRDGEFLNDVIIDFYLKYLQLERADQDVANRSHIFSSFFYKQLTRKDNSSEEEAGGTAQYRRHRRVKTWTRHVDIFSKDFLFIPVNQEAHWYLVVICFPGLLQAESVPWKCLTSAGASGTMQKPQPQASGRPGGQGRALSTGQRQTGSTDGPKRQSHDLPDCTVLNCQREKVTRRPCILIMDSLKLSYHHRIYTLLRDYLQVEWEVRRGTPRAFGENSIRGCHCKVPLQDNSSDCGLYLLQYVESFLQNPVVHFEFPLRLERWFPRQQVRRKREELRELVLQLYRRQGGGAEQGSG is encoded by the exons ATGGGAAGCCCGTTCAAAATCCCTAAGAAGACGCAGCCGTCGGATTCCTCCAGCGTTCTCATGATGTCTCCTCTGTCCAGAGTCCCGGATGGGGACACTTCGAAA GCGAGCTGGACCCAGGCCGGATTCAATGGCAGAAGACCACACAAAAGCAGCTCTGCCAATGGGAGAACCGATGGAAGCTCTGGACCTGCTGGTGGGGACAG gtccGTCCTATCTCCCTCCCATAGATCTGAGGTCAGGGGCCATGCCCGCGTGAACGGGATCCCAGCTAAGGAGGCAGGCGGGACTCCAAAGGCCTCCCGGACTCCCGGTGGAGACCTCACTGATCAAAacag ATGGAGGCCTAAGAGAGCTTCCGACACGCTGTGCCCGCACGAGGGAGGCAAGGACACGCCGGCCGTTAAGAAGCAGTGGG GAACTGGCTTTCCAGAGACGTGGAACTCCTCTCAggtggagaatgaagaggaggaggaggaggatgatgaggacGGCGGCAGGACGAAAAAGGCCTCCTCGCCAGCCAAGGAAGCATCAGCCCGAAGCCTCAGATCCACACCTCTGGAGTCTAAA GCTGTATGTCTCAAAGGGAACGGACAGAGGGCACGGCCTCCTTCTGACCAGCCCTCCAAAGAAGAAGTGCCACAGAAGCGTGTGAGGAGCCCTGGAGAGAGAGCCGCCGTCTCCATGTCCCTCAGAAAAGCTGGCAGTGATTTGTCCTACTCCAGAAGGAGGCTCAGGCTGAGTCTTGCTTTCAAGACGTACCAGAGAGTCAAACCCAGCTCCACAGAACCCA TTGTGCTCtccagtgatgatgatgatgatgatgatgatgaagaagaagaaggaggatcAAACGTGGGACGCAGTGATGCTCTGAGTGCTCAGGTGAATAAAGACCCTCCG aaggCCGGCCCGAACCCTAGCGCAGGAGGAGGTCAGAAGTCAGGGGATGCAGAAGCTCCGTCCACCATGGAACTGGCCTTCTCCACTCTGCACTTCGGCTCCACATGCAGCCACGCCAACGGGCCCATCGTG ATCACAGAGGAGCGCATCTCCATACCACTGAAAG ATGGTGAAGATGGAGTGGCGGTTGCCGTGGTCCCCTCTGAGCTCCACAATTACGGCGTGTGGGACGGGGCTTTAGCAGGGGATGGAACTCTGCTGTCCATCTCCCAGCAGCCTTCGCCCTCCCTTCTCTTCCTCATCCTGTCAGACGCTCAGACCAGACTGCTGCACACCGAGCTCTCagcaatacacaacacacacactgctt GTCAGTCTGGTCCATTTTTGTTGGTGACGCTGGCCGGTCAGATGGACGAGCTGCAGTCGGCCCTGTTGGCCTCTCTGATGGATGTGATTGGTCTGCGTTACGGCCGGCCGTTTCTGGGCGTTTCTCTCTCCTGGGCCGAAGGACTGAACCGGCTTCACCTGCATCCGCGGGGGAGTCACCTTCTCACCCTGTTGGGTCAGGGAGACGGTGTCGACGGTGGCCAGCGCACAGAGGGGGAGAGGACTGATGAG GCCATTCCAGCTGGGACCACAACCAGCAGAGCAGGAGGTGGAGGAAAGTCCAGTGAAGCAACAGGCACGAGACACTCCTCTCTTCGCAGCTACACGAGACAACAGAGCCTGCCCCGAAG GTTGATCCAGtacccccctcccccatccAAAGGCGGCATCACCGTGACGTCAGAAGACCTGGAGTGCCTTAGAGACGGCGAGTTTCTGAACGACGTCATCATCGACTTCTACCTCAA gtaTCTGCAGCTGGAGAGAGCGGATCAGGACGTGGCCAACAGATCCCACATCTTCAGCAGCTTCTTCTACAAGCAGCTGACGCGCAAGGACAACAGCAGCGAGGAGGAGGCCGGCGGCAC GGCGCAGTACAGACGCCACCGGAGAGTGAAAACGTGGACCAGGCATGTAGACATCTTCAGCAAGGACTTCCTCTTCATACCAGTCAACCAAGA AGCTCACTGGTACCTGGTGGTCATCTGCTTCCCTGGTCTCCTCCAGGCTGAGTCAGTACCGTGGAAGTGCCTCACTTCAGCGGGTGCTTCTGGGACCATGCAGAAACCCCAGCCGCAGGCTTCCGGCAGGCCAGGCGGCCAGGGCAGAGCGCTGTCTACAGGCCAGCGGCAAACAG GAAGCACCGATGGACCAAAGCGCCAGTCCCACGACCTCCCG GACTGTACTGTGCTTAACTGCCAGAGGGAGAAGGTCACCAGAAG GCCCTGCATTTTGATCATGGATTCCCTGAAGTTGTCCTACCATCATCGCATCTACACGCTGTTACGAGA CTACCTGCAGGTGGAGTGGGAGGTCCGGAGGGGGACCCCGCGAGCGTTTGGTGAGAACAGCATCAGAGGCTGCCACTGTAAAGTCCCCCTACAGGACAACAGCAGCGACTGCGGCCTTTACCTGTTGCAGTATGTGGAGAGCTTTCTGCAG AACCCAGTGGTACACTTTGAATTCCCGCTTCGACTGGAGCGCTGGTTTCCACGGCAGCAGGTGCGGAGGAAGAGGGAGGAGCTACGCGAGCTGGTGCTTCAGCTGTACCGGAGGCAAGGGGGTGGGGCCGAGCAGGGCAGCGGCTAG